The segment CCCCCGTAACGCATTAAGCCCCTCTTCAGATGTAGGATATCTACCATTATCCAGTTCAAATAGCTCCAAGGCTACTGCAATATTTGCTTCAATATCTGCCTTAGCTGCCGTAATCTTTGCTTGTTTGGACCTGCCTGCAAATCTTGGAGCTACCATTGCAACGAGTACGCCAATAATAATAACAACAAGCATAAGTTCTATTA is part of the bacterium genome and harbors:
- the gspG gene encoding type II secretion system major pseudopilin GspG — translated: IELMLVVIIIGVLVAMVAPRFAGRSKQAKITAAKADIEANIAVALELFELDNGRYPTSEEGLNALRGKPSDLESWRGPYIKKRIPVDPWGNSYQYKCPGEHGDDYDLFSCGPDGVVGGGDDITNWEESASSE